A portion of the Juglans microcarpa x Juglans regia isolate MS1-56 chromosome 1D, Jm3101_v1.0, whole genome shotgun sequence genome contains these proteins:
- the LOC121236750 gene encoding protein SIEVE ELEMENT OCCLUSION B-like has product MATRASSQQPKKGNLSLSTWTDHEVLLNKIYETHVHDDEKFDVESLFIIVENVLKSATKIVDNVVLGSQALTVAHLDEKIPKESFSPPLCTLKSISCEMQCMAPGEEVAYEATLSILNKLSKYSWAAKAVLTLAAFALDYGEFWLLAQNQSSDQVLAKSVGTLRRVSILLKGPNLEKHREALIELNSVIKTTLAVIECIFELEKLSNCDKKDVPALSTGVDLIRVDVFWAIITVVASSTQLCCLTSDEGKKQELSLFSKKLNVIVSELRRQITICKQQIEETEAYKRIVELFRTPTEVIDCLKELIFTKDNVKQLFDGSTGNLVSIDEVLKGKNVLLFISGLDISDDDISILKPIHELIISKEDQYKIVWIPIVEQWTEDLQKKFEMLRAKMPWYVVQYFSPIAGIRFIKEMWHFKGKPSVVVLSPQGKVESDNAILMIRVWGIKAFPFTTAKEEDLNSNRSDWLGFIATGINPNIESWITEEKYIFFYGGKDNKWIQQFTERATALANDPVIEVARISIEVLLVGKGSKGEDNHSLNPGRFWTAIESLFISKTQRKTEADAGTVLEIQKLLSCKNESTGWAVVSKGSSLVLSGRGTTILKAIEEFEKWKEHVHERKDFELSFRDYHNQLVDLHTSSIGCRIIDIPNGSGKIPENMKCPDCPRDMEAYIRFKCCHDDANSLHD; this is encoded by the exons ATGGCCACCAGAGCTTCTTCCCAGCAACCCAAAAAGGGTAACCTGAGCCTATCCACCTGGACCGACCACGAGGTACTCTTGAACAAGATTTATGAAACGCATGTCCACGATGATGAAAAGTTTGATGTTGAGTCTCTTTTCATCATCGTCGAGAACGTCCTTAAGAGTGCCACCAAGATCGTCGATAATGTTGTCCTG GGTAGCCAAGCGTTAACGGTAGCGCATTTGGACGAGAAGATCCCCAAAGAAAGCTTTAGTCCACCCCTGTGTACACTCAAGAGTATTTCCTGCGAG ATGCAATGCATGGCCCCTGGTGAAGAAGTTGCTTACGAAGCAACCCTGTCAATACTCAACAAATTATCGAAGTATTCTTGGGCTGCAAAAGCAGTGCTGACCCTAGCAGCGTTTGCTTTGGACTATGGGGAGTTCTGGCTGCTTGCTCAGAATCAGTCATCGGACCAAGTACTCGCCAAATCAGTGGGAACCCTGAGGCGGGTTTCTATTCTCTTAAAGGGACCAAATCTGGAGAAACATCGGGAGGCTCTAATTGAACTTAACAGTGTGATCAAAACCACACTGGCAGTGATTGAATGCATCTTTGAGTTAGAGAAGCTATCAAATTGTGACAAAAAGGATGTGCCAGCTCTGTCAACTGGCGTGGACCTTATTCGAGTGGATGTTTTTTGGGCCATTATCACCGTTGTAGCCAGCTCGACTCAGCTTTGTTGCCTCACTAGCGATGA GGGCAAGAAACAGGAACTATCCCTGTTTTCTAAGAAACTCAATGTGATCGTCTCAGAACTTAGGAGGCAGATAACGATTTGCAAACAACAGATAG AGGAGACAGAGGCTTATAAGAGGATCGTGGAACTTTTTCGAACCCCTACGGAAGTCATTGATTGCCTTAAGGAACTGATTTTCACCAAGGACAATGTGAAGCAGCTATTTGATGGTTCTACTGGAAATCTG GTTAGCATTGACGAGGTGCTGAAGGGGAAGAATGTCTTACTGTTCATCTCGGGGCTAGATATCTCGGATGATGACATTTCAATTCTCAAACCAATTCATGAGTTAATTATAAGTAAGGAGGATCAGTATAAGATTGTATGGATTCCAATTGTGGAACAATGGACGGAGGACCTGCAAAAGAAGTTCGAGATGCTGCGGGCCAAGATGCCTTGGTACGTAGTGCAGTATTTTTCCCCAATAGCCGGCATCAGGTTCATCAAGGAGATGTGGCACTTCAAGGGTAAGCCCTCGGTTGTGGTGTTGAGCCCTCAAGGAAAGGTTGAAAGTGACAATGCAATCCTCATGATCAGGGTATGGGGAATCAAGGCCTTCCCCTTCACCACTGCAAAGGAAGAAGACCTTAACAGTAACAGGTCGGATTGGCTTGGGTTCATAGCAACTGGCATTAACCCAAATATTGAGAGCTGG ATCACAGAGGagaagtatatatttttctatggGGGCAAGGACAACAAGTGGATCCAACAATTTACTGAAAGAGCAACTGCTCTTGCCAATGACCCGGTGATAGAGGTAGCAAGGATTTCCATAGAGGTTCTGTTGGTAGGAAAGGGCAGCAAAGGAGAGGACAACCACAGTCTAAATCCAGGGCGCTTCTGGACCGCCATTGAGAGTTTGTTCATTTCCAAGACTCAGAGGAAGACCGAGGCAGACGCTGGGACAGTACTAGAGATCCAAAAGCTGCTCTCCTGCAAGAATGAGAGTACTGGATGGGCTGTGGTCAGCAAAGGGTCTAGTTTGGTGCTCAGTGGCCGTGGGACAACCATCTTGAAGGCCATCGAGGAGTTCGAAAAATGGAAGGAGCATGTGCATGAGAGGAAGGACTTCGAACTTTCTTTCAGAGACTACCACAACCAGCTGGTTGATCTTCACACTTCTTCTATTGGCTGCCGCATTATTGATATCCCAAATGGCAGTGGAAAAATCCCAGAGAACATGAAATGCCCCGACTGTCCCCGCGACATGGAGGCGTATATCAGGTTCAAGTGCTGCCATGATGACGCCAACTCACTGCATGATTAA